The genomic DNA GTTTGAACGACCAGGGGCAGCCGATGACCCCGGAAGATCTCGTCGTCGAACTCAAGACCAAGACCGTCCCGCACCTGTTCGCACCGAACGACGGCGGCGGCAACAGCAACACCAACCAGTTTTCCGGCACCCCCGCCCCCGCGAACATGACCGAGGCGCAGAAAATTGCCATCGAGCGCAACCAGCGTTTCGGCCGGTAAGCACAAACAAAAACAGAACAAAAAGGATTTAAAAGATGGCCCAAGCCACTACCTACAGTGTCGTCAACTACGACGGCCGCATTTTCAAGCTCCTGCGCAAGAACCTCGCCCTCTTGAAGGCGATCGGCGCTCTGCGCAACGGCACCATCGTCCCCGTCTCGTCCCCGTTTTTCGAGAACACCATCTACGACAACTCCGCGGCCGCCGCGCAGAAGTCCAACCTCGAAGGACAGGACGCTAACAAGAACACCCTGACTACCCGCGACAACGTGGTCAACGTCCTCGAGATCTTCCACGAAGACGTGAACGTCAGCTACACCAAGTCCGCCGCCGTCGGCCAGATGGCATCCGACTCTGTGGGCAACCGTTCCAGCGTCGGCGCTGAACTCCCGTTCCAGCTCATGGGCGCTGTCGACGGCTTTATGGAGCAGGTCTCCAAGGCCTTCCTGTACGGCGAATACGCCGTTGGTTCCGACTCCACTCCCCGTCGCACCCGCGGCCTCCTGCCGAGCATCACGACCAACGTCGTTGTCGCCGACGCCGGTTCCGGCGCCGCTGACAGCTTCTCCAGGGACTACTTCGAGGAAATGGTCCTCGCCTGGTTCGCCAATGGCGGTTCCCTGACCGGTAACGCCGTGATCCTGACCTCCGGCCTCCAGAAGCTCTGGATCGACCGCATCTACGGGAAGCCAGAGGAAAACCGTACCATCGCTGGTACCAACCTGCAGGTCGTGTCCACCCCCTTGGGTGACTTCCCGATCATGATCGACCATCACATGCCGACCGACGTGATCTCCATCGCGAACCTCGACATGTTGCAGGTCAAGGGCCTGTACATCCCGAAGAGGGGCATCATCTTCGAGGAGGAACTGGCAAAGACCGGCGCTTCCGACAAGACCCAGCTCTACGGGGAACTCGGCCTGGACTCCGGTGACGAGACCGCTCACGCGAAGCTCACGAACCTGGTCACGACCCGTCCCACCGACTAGCAGTCGAACCGAACCACGGTGAAGTAGCGGGGGCCTAGCGCCCCCGCGTCATATTTCAATAAAGGAGAGAAACAATGAAGTTCACCTGCAAGAGATACCCGAAGCTCCACATCGGGCTTCGCATCGCTTTCGACGGCGGTGTGTACGAGACCGCCGACGAGGCTGAAATCGCCTCCATCCTGGCTTTTTCGGCCAAGTACGGCATCGAATACGATGCAGCCGAAGCCGAGTCCCTGGACTCCCTTTTCACCGGCCTGAAATCTTCCGCTGACACCACCGACACAACCGCATCCGAGCCTGAAAAGGTTGAAAAGGATGAAAATGAAGAAGGGGAAGAAGGAAAGGAAGAGGGAGCTGGTGATGCCGGGGAAGTCGCCGAAGGCGACGACCAGGGCGACCAGGATGGCGGTGCCGACAGCAACGCCTTCACTCGCGAAGAGTTGGCGGCCATGACCGTCCCGGTCATCAAGAACCATGCGGCCGTCAAGGGCATCTTGCTCGACGGCACGAAGAAAGACGAACTGATCGACAGCTTCATTGCGAAGCAGGGAGAATAGAAAATGACCAACTATTTCGAATACGCAATACCCGGCACCGACGTGACCGGCAAGGTCAAGGTCGACATGACCATGAACGGCGAAAACGGAGTCATCCTCAATATCGATACCTCCGACTTCCGGGACAATATCGGAATGTGTCTCCAGCGTCTCCAGCGTCTTCGCAACAGCGTGGAGTAGCCCATGGCATCCGCATCCGAACTCCTGAACGCCGTTCGCGGCGACTCCGGGCAGAACAGCTTCCTGAGTATCTCGGACGCTGATGCCAAAGCCGTGTTCGATCTGAGCGACGACTGGGACGACCTGACCGATGACGAGAAGGCGAAATACTTGGTCCAGGCGACCCGCCTGATCAACGACCCGCTCCTGTTCCCCGGCCTCGTTCTCGGGGTCGAAGAGGAATACGACGCGGCATACGCCGCCGCACGGGATGCCTGTTACCTCCAGGCCGTCTACCTCGTCCGGAACATCGACGATATAAGGGACGCGGAGAACGCCGGCGCTGTCGGTGCCAAAGCCATCAGCTCCCCGGTCGGGAGCGTCGGCATCACCGGCTACAGCCGGTTCAATAGCAGGTCGCCCGAGGCAATGGCCGTCATGCGGCCGTATTGCGATTTCGGCCCTCCGCGAATCCTCCGGTAGCCGGCATGGTCATCCGCATCCGCGCAGTCGGCGTCCGCCACTCTTACAAGTGGACCGGCCGCCGCTTCGTCGTCACCAGCCGCTGACATTCGCAAAACCATATCACCGTCGTCTAACTGGCCTAGGACACCAGACTTTCAATCTGGGCAATGCGGGTTCGAATCCCGTCGGTGATGCCAAAAAAATGGGAGAGAAAATGAAGTGCCAGAAGTGCGGCGAGACACTGCCCGGACCATCGCAGCGCCACAGGGCCAATCCCTTTTGTCAGCAATGCCTGGATACGGCTTTTTACGCTCTTCCGCCCAATCCCGCTGAGCCGTCAAAGTCATTCATGTCTCCTCGGTCAATCAAGCAACTTGAAGAGGTCGGAATCACAAAATTGCCGGAAGACGACTCGTGGCGCCCTGACAACACGAGATACCTGTTGCCTGTTGCGGAGGATTCGTTCCCGTATGACCAGGACGAGCTGATTGATTTCCTCCAAAATGGTGCCAAAGCGCAGACAACAACAATGACATTCTCGGTTGATGGCATTGACGAGCGGCACAAGGAAATCGCCGCAATGATCGCCAGGCAAATGCCAAAAAAAGAAGAAAAACGATGAAAAGGAGCCACCATGCCCACAAGCAAAGAAGCCCCCTGGCAAAAGGCTGTCGATACCGGCGTCAGGCTGGTTTTGTCGGCATACGAAGATGGCTCCGGGAGGCTCCTGAAAGTCCTGTCAAAGCACCGCAAGGATACAGGCCGGTGGGCGAAGTCCAGGATTGATCGCACCATGAAGCTGGTCAACAAGGAGTTGGCAACCATGGAGGAGCGCATCATCCTTGGGCTTGAAAGCGGGGCAGAGATTGCGGTCGGGTCGATCAACGGCAAGTGGCTCGGTATTCCGTCCGACATCGCAAGGACAAAGGCGCAGACAGCCAGAATGGCCGCCCAGATCCAGGAGCAGTTGACACTGGAAGCCCGGGAGGTCGTCCGTCAATCAACGCTTCTCGACACGACGAAAAAGGACTCGGCCAAGCAGTTGTCAGACAAGCACGTCTCCCGCGGCCTGACCACGAATTTCGCCGACAAGTCCGGGAAGAAGTGGAAGTCAGACACATATTTCGAGGTGTTGGCCTACGCGGCTGTCGGAAACGCCGCAAGAAACGCCCAAATCGACAAAATCGCCGAGGACGGCAGTAACCTGGTCCTTGTTGCCGGTCCTGCCGGCGGATGCCCGAAATGCGCACCATGGATCGGCCTTGTCCTGTCCCTTGTCGGCGACACTGACGAATACCAGACCGTCGACGAGGCCATGAACTCCGGCCTGTTTCACCCTCGGTGCCGCCACTATCCCATCCCCTATCAGCCCGAAAAAGAGAAAAAAAAGAAGGAATAGACCATGGCCAGAAAAATGCAAATCGCCGTGAAGACGGTCACGAGGTCTGGAGACGCGAACGCTTCTCCGACCACGACCATCGTGTCTCCGGCGCTGTCGGCCGTGGTCAAGAAGGCGGCATCCGGCATCCGCAGGGCCGAAGAGGCCAGGTATATCGAGGCGGACATGATCCTGTACGTGCGCTACAAGCGCAACCCGGCCATGGAAACGCTTCTCGCCGGCGGGGACATCCTGGTCGAGGTCGATGGGACCGACTTCGAGATCATCAAGACGGTCGAACTCACACCGCCGAAGATCAAATGGGTCGGATTGTACCTGTTGGAGGCCGGTAATGGCTAAAATCACACCGCTTGATTTTGTCATGGTGGCGATGCGGAAGAAACACGGGATACGGAAGGCTGCCGAGGCGGCCGGAAAATTTGCCCGTGACGAAGCCGTCAAACGCGCCCCGGTCGACAAGGGGAAGCTTGAAGAGTCGATCATGTACGAGGTCACCGGCGACGACAACTCGGTGAATGTCTCGATCCGCATCAAAAAAGGGCGAAAGGCGAATGCCTACGCCACGAAAATGCACGAAGACCACTACAACCTGGGGCCAAGGTCGCAGGAGAAAAACAGCAAATCAGACGTGGTTGTCGGGCGCAAATACCTGGAGCGGGCTTTCGACGAAAATGTTGACGAAATCCTCCGGATCGTCGGCGGAAAGTTGCGGGAGGAGTTCAAATGATTTTGGATCCGATCACCAACGCGGTGGCGTCGACAGATTCGTCTCTGATCGTCGGCAAAAACTGCATGTATGGGGACACTCCTCCGCAGAAAATCGGCAACGTGTTCGCATTCATCAGCGAAACATCGCACACGCCACACGCGACTATAACGCCTCTTCGAAAGTCCAGTGTGCAGGTGTACGCCAACGGTTTTTCGTTCAAGGGCGCGGAGGCCATGGCCGCCGCCGTGGAAGCGTTGTCCGGCTCATACGACGTTGACGGCATCACGTACCGCATCGTCTCAATCAAGAGAAAAAACGGCCCTGTCAGGATACCTGGCGGGGCCTTTTCAATGAACTTCACCGTGAACTTCACCATATAACAATCAATCGAACCCTGGAGGGTTAAATGTCTTACGGAACAAAAGAAAATGTCCGCATGGGCGCCGGGAAGCTCTACGTCGGCGACACCTACGACGACGCCAACGCGCTCGGCTACACCCTGGAAAAGATCGAGTTCAGCTACACGGTCGACACAAAGGAAATCAAGGTCCAGCAGGAAGCCACCCCCATCGACTACATCGTCATGGCCAAGGAAGCGTCGATCACGACCACCCTGGCCGAGTTCGACCACGCGATGATGGTCAACAAGAACCTGATCGCCGACGCGTCCCTTGTCACCGACGGCGTGACCTCGCGTGTCGAGATCTCCAGCTCTGTCGGCCAGTCCCTTGGACAGACAGCGCAGAAGGTCTGGGTCGTACCCGACGACGGCGATGTTGACTACATCATCTGCTTCCCGTCGGCCGTCATCAAGACCGAGCTGTCCTTTGCCTTCGATGCCGAAGACGTGACCGGCTACCCGATCACCATCACCGCCATTCCCGACGGCAACGGCAGCCCCCTGGTCACCATCGGCGACCCCGATGTCGTCCAGTCCTAACCACCAATAGCCATCCCGGCGGCCGTGCCGCCTTGGATATAGCTCCCGGCAGGGTTCTCTCCTTACCTGCCGGGAGCTTCATATTTTTTAGCCAAAAAAGGGGAGAAAAAGGAGAGAAAATGAAAACTTACGATGGAAACATGATCCGCCGGCAGTCCGGGTTCGTGTGGGACGGGACAAAATACAAGGTCACCGTCATGTCGGTGAAGAAGTGGTTCGAATACGACCTCAAATCCAAGCTGGATGCCGCAATCACAGCCGACACAGACCAGGAAAAGCGGGTTGTCACCGAGCAGATCAACTTCATCGAAGCCTCCTCCGACATTCCGGTGAAAGCGCTCTGGGAGATGGACGCAACGACCATCAATTTCCTTTTCAAGCTTTCCAAGGGAGAGGACCCGGAGAACGTAGAACCGATCAAGGACGACGCGGGAAAAAACTAGGTCCGGCCATCTCCTACATTGATCTCCCCTACGTGATCGGGGATTTCATGCGGTTCTACGGCCAATCCTTCAAGGCCACCATGGCCATGCCGTTCCCCGCTTTCTACGCCTTGTACGCCCGGATGGAGGCGATCAGGGCCAAGGAAATGGTCGCTGACCACGACACCATCGCACACGGCACCAACACCGCGAACGGCGGAGAACCGAAGCTCCGCAACGCCCTTACAGGCGTGGAGAAACAGTTCATCCGGACCGAGGCCGCCACGAAAAACGGGGCGGATCCGAACTGGAAGAAGAAGATGGACAGTCTCCGCGGCGTCACCGCCACCCAAAAGAAGAAAAAGAGGTAAAAAATGAACGTCGGCACCCTTTCCGCGACCCTGTCGCTCGACAGCCGCGCCTTCATGACCGGTCTCTCGGCCGCCACGAAAGGCTCGAACAAACTGCAGGGTGCAATGGACTTCCTCTCTTCGTCTGCCGGCAGGACTGCCCTGGCCATTGGCGGTGTCGGACTTGCCGCCACTTTGATGGCCAAGGCAATCGCGAAATCCACCGAGGTCGGTGCCAAATTCGAAAACGAGATGAGGAAGGTCCAGGCAGTCAGCCGGGCCACTGAAGCGCAATACGAAGCCATGTCCGAAGCGGCCCTGGATGCCGCCAAGGTCACCATGTGGACGGCAACCCAGTCCGCTTCCGCAATGAAGTTCCTCGCAATGGCCGGTTTCGATGCTAACCAGGCCATGGAAGCTCTCCCATCAGTCCTGCAACTGGCAACAGCCGGGATGCTCGACGTCGCCTCGGCGGCCGACATCACAACCAACATCATGTCCGGTTTCGGGATGACGGTCGACGACTTGCAAAGGGCAAACAACGTCATCGTCGCAACGGCCACCAGCTCAAACACGTCGGTCGAGGAACTTGGCGAGGCGATGAAGTACGCCGCCCCTGTCGCCCACGCGCTCGGATATTCGATCGAGGACACGGCGGCCATGATGTCAATCTTGGCGAATGCCGGCATCAAGGGGTCCATGGCCGGTACGAACATGGCCCAGTCCCTCTTGAAAGCGGAGAAGGCCGCCAAGGCCTTCGGCATCGAAGGTGGAGACGTGCTGGCTGTCATCAGCAAGATGAAGGACGAAAGCGCGACCGTCATCGACTACCAGAAGACATTCGGGCTGATTCCGCTCAAGACGGTCCTGGTAATGCGGGACAACATCGATGCGATCAAGCTCCAGACCCTGGCTATCAAGAAGGCCAACCTCGACGGCGTGGCCGCCAAGACGGCCAACACAATGGAGAAGGGGGTTATTCCCGCCTGGCAACGCCTGATGTCAGCCGGCGAAAATCTTGGCGTTAACGTGTTCGGAACGTTTTCCGACGAACTCGCGTCGGCGCTTGACGAAATCGCGTCTGCGATCAACACCGTCGAACCGCTTATAACCGGCCTCGTCGAGTCGATGATCAAGCTGATGAAGGTCGGGCATGACCCGATCGGTGAGCTGTTTCCCAAAGAGACCGCCGACAGGATCAAAGAGATCATGTTCGTTGTGTCGCTTGGAACTGTTTACACGTCAGACGGTTATGATCTCATCAGCGATCGTATCGCCAAGAAAAACGCCGAAGACTACGTTGATCCGATGGGCAAAAAGCCCGTCTACAACGACGGCGTGAAAGACGACGACCGCCTCAAGTACCTGCAGAAGGTCAAGGAGGAGTACCTGGAGTTCCAGAAATACTACAAGGACGGCCGACTCGGTGCAGAAGACCCCGGAGACTGGGTCTCGTATTGGGAGGTGCGTGATCCATCAAAAAACATGACGCCTGTCACGACAGACGCTGTGTCTGACCAGATCATGGACCTGCTCGAAAAGCAACAGAAGCTCGAGGAGTCCGCGAAGGACTACAAGAAGGCCGTCGAAGAAGGGTGGACGACCACATACGAGCGCAAGATCGGCAAGATCAACACCGAACTCGACGCCCTGAAAGGCAAGGAAGACGACTTGTCGTCGGCAAAGCGCGCGGCTCTCGAGTCGGAGCGCGACGACCTGAACGCCCAGAACGATTACGCGTCGTTCGTCGAGCTGGACAAGCTGAAACGGGAATCGGACTTGTCAGGCCTTGAAGGGACGAAGCGCAAGCGCAAGGAGGCCGAACTCGAACTCGACGCCGTCATGCGAAACACGGCGGCGACTTTGGACCAGAAGTCGATCGCAAACGAGATATACGATCTCAAGATCAAAGAGATCGAAAAAGAAGAAAGGCTGACAGAGCAGAAAAAAGCACAACTCCTCTTGAAGGAGCAGGAAGGTCGCCTCGAATCGTCAGACAACGCGGTAGTCGCCGCACATCGACAAGCAGAACTCGCAAGCATCAAGCTCGACCTGGACAAACAGCTCAAGCAGAACTTGTGGGATCGTGTAGACGCTGTTGTCGAATACAACCAGTTGCTCGAAGACGGGAAGATAACCCAGACCCAGTACAACAGGCTCGTCAGAGACGCGAAGAAGATCGAGCAGGATCGCAACACCGTGGCTATCGCCACCGACGCTGACAGGCGGGATGATTTGTTCAAGGCGAAGATGAAGTCTTTGTCCGGGAGAATCAAGTCGGCGAACGACCAGTCAGCTCTTGACGGAGCAGACACGGAATACCAGCGCGATATCGTCAGGACGCAACAGGAATACAGAGATATCCTGGCCGAAATCGACGGCCTCGAGGTCGACGACAGCCAGCGCCAGGCATTGATCGCCAAGGCCGATGCATGGAAACAGGTTGCTGATGCCGCATCCCTTGCAAAAGAGCAGGAGCGGCAGTCGGCGGCCGACTTGGCCATGGTCACCAGTTCAATACAGTCAATGTCCGGGGCGGTCGAGGGGCCGCTTGCAGACTCGTTCGAGTCGCTCGCTGCCGGCAGTCTACCGGACCTGACAGATATGGCCGGGGCGATGATGAAAGAACTACAGCTCACGATCGCTAAGCTGGCGGCGGAGCTGACGGCCCAGGGCCTGTTCCACTCCGTCATGAGCTTCGTTGACCAGGCAAACACGGCGTATCACGCTGCGGCGGCCGCCAGGGCGTATTCCGGAGCGGCCGTCATGGCGACGATCACGGCAGGGTCATTCCTCGGGTCCCAGTTCCATGCCGGCGTGACCGAGCTCGGCGAGGACCTGGACAACGTAAGCCTGATCAAGGGCGAACGTGTTGTCGACGCTGACACCAACCAAGATCTCAAGTCGTTCCTGGCCGGGAAGTCGTCGTCCAGCCAGTCCGTGTCCGTTTCCGTTACCCAGCAGTTCCCCGCTGGAACCAACTACGGCGAGATAGCGCAACATGCCGCGTTCATCAAGGAACAGGCGAAACAGGGCGTGATGGAAGGCATCGCCAACCTCGAGCCTATCGCCGATTCGATCGCGTCAGTTTCCGGCAGATAGTCAACCTGGAGGCCCCCGCAATGGGGCCTTCTTCTTTTCCCATTTTCATCTTTTTCATCAGCCACAAGGAGAGACACCGTGGACAACTACCTCCCGCTCGACCCGCACTGGGTCGACTCTTGCGACGTGTCCGACAACTTTTCCGAACACCGGTTTGCCGGTGGCAGGAAGCAGTTCATCAGGACGGCCCCGAAGCCGACCAGGAC from Pseudodesulfovibrio thermohalotolerans includes the following:
- a CDS encoding phage minor capsid protein, with protein sequence MPTSKEAPWQKAVDTGVRLVLSAYEDGSGRLLKVLSKHRKDTGRWAKSRIDRTMKLVNKELATMEERIILGLESGAEIAVGSINGKWLGIPSDIARTKAQTARMAAQIQEQLTLEAREVVRQSTLLDTTKKDSAKQLSDKHVSRGLTTNFADKSGKKWKSDTYFEVLAYAAVGNAARNAQIDKIAEDGSNLVLVAGPAGGCPKCAPWIGLVLSLVGDTDEYQTVDEAMNSGLFHPRCRHYPIPYQPEKEKKKKE
- a CDS encoding LIM domain-containing protein produces the protein MKCQKCGETLPGPSQRHRANPFCQQCLDTAFYALPPNPAEPSKSFMSPRSIKQLEEVGITKLPEDDSWRPDNTRYLLPVAEDSFPYDQDELIDFLQNGAKAQTTTMTFSVDGIDERHKEIAAMIARQMPKKEEKR
- a CDS encoding HK97 gp10 family phage protein produces the protein MAKITPLDFVMVAMRKKHGIRKAAEAAGKFARDEAVKRAPVDKGKLEESIMYEVTGDDNSVNVSIRIKKGRKANAYATKMHEDHYNLGPRSQEKNSKSDVVVGRKYLERAFDENVDEILRIVGGKLREEFK
- a CDS encoding phage tail tape measure protein, with translation MNVGTLSATLSLDSRAFMTGLSAATKGSNKLQGAMDFLSSSAGRTALAIGGVGLAATLMAKAIAKSTEVGAKFENEMRKVQAVSRATEAQYEAMSEAALDAAKVTMWTATQSASAMKFLAMAGFDANQAMEALPSVLQLATAGMLDVASAADITTNIMSGFGMTVDDLQRANNVIVATATSSNTSVEELGEAMKYAAPVAHALGYSIEDTAAMMSILANAGIKGSMAGTNMAQSLLKAEKAAKAFGIEGGDVLAVISKMKDESATVIDYQKTFGLIPLKTVLVMRDNIDAIKLQTLAIKKANLDGVAAKTANTMEKGVIPAWQRLMSAGENLGVNVFGTFSDELASALDEIASAINTVEPLITGLVESMIKLMKVGHDPIGELFPKETADRIKEIMFVVSLGTVYTSDGYDLISDRIAKKNAEDYVDPMGKKPVYNDGVKDDDRLKYLQKVKEEYLEFQKYYKDGRLGAEDPGDWVSYWEVRDPSKNMTPVTTDAVSDQIMDLLEKQQKLEESAKDYKKAVEEGWTTTYERKIGKINTELDALKGKEDDLSSAKRAALESERDDLNAQNDYASFVELDKLKRESDLSGLEGTKRKRKEAELELDAVMRNTAATLDQKSIANEIYDLKIKEIEKEERLTEQKKAQLLLKEQEGRLESSDNAVVAAHRQAELASIKLDLDKQLKQNLWDRVDAVVEYNQLLEDGKITQTQYNRLVRDAKKIEQDRNTVAIATDADRRDDLFKAKMKSLSGRIKSANDQSALDGADTEYQRDIVRTQQEYRDILAEIDGLEVDDSQRQALIAKADAWKQVADAASLAKEQERQSAADLAMVTSSIQSMSGAVEGPLADSFESLAAGSLPDLTDMAGAMMKELQLTIAKLAAELTAQGLFHSVMSFVDQANTAYHAAAAARAYSGAAVMATITAGSFLGSQFHAGVTELGEDLDNVSLIKGERVVDADTNQDLKSFLAGKSSSSQSVSVSVTQQFPAGTNYGEIAQHAAFIKEQAKQGVMEGIANLEPIADSIASVSGR
- a CDS encoding SU10 major capsid protein; amino-acid sequence: MAQATTYSVVNYDGRIFKLLRKNLALLKAIGALRNGTIVPVSSPFFENTIYDNSAAAAQKSNLEGQDANKNTLTTRDNVVNVLEIFHEDVNVSYTKSAAVGQMASDSVGNRSSVGAELPFQLMGAVDGFMEQVSKAFLYGEYAVGSDSTPRRTRGLLPSITTNVVVADAGSGAADSFSRDYFEEMVLAWFANGGSLTGNAVILTSGLQKLWIDRIYGKPEENRTIAGTNLQVVSTPLGDFPIMIDHHMPTDVISIANLDMLQVKGLYIPKRGIIFEEELAKTGASDKTQLYGELGLDSGDETAHAKLTNLVTTRPTD